Within Pseudomonadota bacterium, the genomic segment TGCCGTTCTTCACGATGACCGGCTCGGACTTCGTCGAGATGTTCGTGGGTGTGGGCGCGTCCAGAGTGCGGGACCTGTTTCAGCAAGCCAAGGAACGTGCTCCCTGCATCGTGTTCATCGACGAGCTCGATGCCATCGGCAAGTCGCGAGGTGGCCTCGCGGCCATGGCGAGCAACGATGAGCGCGAGCAGACGCTGAACCAGCTGCTCGCCGAGATGGACGGCTTCGATCCGACAGTCGGGGTCATCATCATGGCCGCGACCAACCGTCCCGAAGTGCTTGATCCTGCCCTGCTGCGTGCGGGTCGCTTCGATCGCCGGGTGGTGGTCGATCGTCCCGACGTTCGGGGTCGCGAGCAGATTCTGCAGGTGCACACGCGAAAGGTGAAGCTGGGCGACAATGCCGAGCTCAAGGTCATCGCACGACGCACACCCGGCATGTCCGGCGCGGACCTGGCCAACACGGTCAACGAGGCAACGCTCGCGGCGGCGCGGCGCGGTTCGAGCACCGTGGAGCCACAGGACTTCGAGGAAGCGATCGATCGCATTCAGCTCGGGCTCAAGAAGACCAGCCGCGCCATGAACGAGGACGAAAAGCGCCGCGTGGCCTTTCACGAGAGCGGGCACGCGCTCGTCGCGCTATCGGTCAAGCACGCCGATCCCGTGCATCGCGTGACCATCATCCCACGCTCCATTGGAGCCTTGGGAGCCACCCTGCAGCTGCCCACGGAAGACCGCTACCTGGTGACACGGGACGAGCTTTCCGACCGCATATGCGTGATGCTTGGAGGCAGGGCGGCCGAAGAAATCGTGTGCAACGACGTGTCGACCGGAGCCCAGGACGACCTGGAGCGTGCCACCGAGACGGCGCGTCAAATGGTCTGCCGCTTCGGCATGAGCGAGACGCTCGGCCTGGTTACGCTCGGGCGGCCCGCAGGAGCACGGTTCCTCAACCCTGCAGGATTCGGCGAGGAACGCAACTACAGCGAAGAGACCGCACGGACCATCGACGCCGAAGTCCGCAGCATGGTAGCCGCGCAGTACACGCGCGCGCAGCAGATTCTACGCGACCGGCGAAGCGAGCTCAACGCGGTGACGAAGCGCCTGCTGGAGCAAGAAACGCTCGAACGCGATGAGCTCGAGGCGCTGGCAACCCCTGTCACCGTCGCAGACGAATCCATGCCGGCCAAGCGCATCGCAGCAGCGGGTACGGGCCCTTAGAGCGAGTCCTGCAGCTCCTGCAGCAGCCTCTTGGCCTTGCCCGACAAGCGCTTGGGCACGTCGACCTGCACGCGCACGACCAGATTACCGCGCCCTCGCGCCTGCAGGTGCGGGACGCCCTGACCGCGCACCAACACGCTCTCGCCTGGCTGAATGCCGGCCGGCACCTTGACCGCAACGGGATCGCCATCGAGCGTCGGAACACGGATTTCGGCCCCGAGAGCCGCCTGGGGGAAGGAGACGTTGACGTCGTATCGCAGATCGTCGCCTTCCCGCACGAAGTCTTTGTGGGACTTGACTTTGACGCTCACGTAAAGGTCCCCGGCCGGACCCCTACGCCTGCCGGGCAGTCCCTGGCCTGGCACGCGCAACGTTTGACCGTCGTCGATACCGGACGGAATCGCAACGCTCACCTTCCGCTCTACGCGAACCTCGCCGTTGCCGCGGCAGCTGCCACACCGCTCCGCGATAACCCGCCCCTTGCCACGGCAGCCCCCGCACGTGGTTTGCATGAGAAAGGGCCCGCGGCGGTGGGCGACCTGCCCGGAGCCCCCGCATAGATGGCAGCTGCGAAGCGCGGTGCCGTCCTTGGCGCCGGTCCCCCGACAGTCTTCGCACGGCTTCGGATGCGTGAGAGGAATATCACGCTTGACGCCAAAGACCGCCTCCGCGAGGTCTAGCTGGGTGGTGACGCTGAGGTCGTCGCCTGCAATGGGCCCGTCGGCGCGAAAACCGTGTCCGAAGATGTCGTTGAATTGCCCGCCAAAGCCGCCGAAGATGTCCGCGAACTGGCTGAAGATGTCCTCGACGTTGCTGAAGCCCGTCTGACCCGCCCGCTCCAGGCCCTGGTGGCCGTACCGATCGTAGATCGCACGCCTGTTGGCATCGCTGAGCACTTGGAAGGCCTCCGATGCCTCCTTGAAGCGCTCCTCTGCGCCCGCGTCCCCAGGGTTGCGATCGGGATGAAGCTCAAGCGCCTTTTTGCGATAGGCCTTCTTGATCTCGGGGTCGGAGGCGCCTTTGGCCACGCCGAGCACGTCGTAGTAGTCGCGCTTTTGCATACAGGTGCTGGGGCTCGTCGGCGCAGCGCGCCCCCAAGCTCGCGCTCACCTTAAGTCACTTCGGTCGGCGGTCAAGAGGCTAGAGCTAGCTCGGATCTGGCCAGGGAAACCGGCTATGGTGTCGCGGCGGCGATGGATACCTCAGTCTATGTGCACTTCCCCTGGTGTGTCCAAAAATGCCCGTACTGCGACTTTGCCTCGCAGTCGCTGGCGCGCGGACAACCCCCCGGCCACCACTACGCGGATGCTGTGCTCCGCGAGCTCGACTGGCGCGCCGGCGCGCTGCCCGGGCGACGCTTGAGCTCGGTGTTCTTCGGAGGTGGAACGCCCTCGCTATGGGCACCGGCGCAGCTGGGCCGCGTGCTGCGCGGCATCAGGGCGGCCTTCGAGGAGCATGTGCCATGCCTTGAAGTCAGCGTGGAGTGCAATCCCACGTCGCTCGGCCGCCGTGCAGCAGCCGCGCTGCGCGAGGTGGGGGTCAACCGCCTGTCCATCGGGGTTCAGTCCCTCGACGACGACGAGCTCAGGTTCCTGGGCCGACTTCACGACAGCGCGGGGGCGCTGCACGCGCTCGACGCAGCGGTCCTCGAGCTACCGCGCGTGAGCGCGGACATGATGTTCGGGCTGCCTGAACAGACCCCCGCCTCATTCTGTGCGCAGCTCGAGCGCGTGCTCGCTTGCGGTGTCGGCCACGTGTCGTGCTATGCCCTCACCGTCGAACCAAGCACACGCTTTGGAGCGCTGCAGCGCCAGGGGCGCCTGCCGCTTGCCCCCGAGCGGGCCGTGGTGGACACGTTCCGGGCCACCGAACGCCTGCTAGAGCAGGCAGGCCTCGCCCACTACGAGGTTTCCAACTATGCGCGAGCGGGGCAGCACGCCCGGCACAACGAACACTACTGGCGAGGTGGTTCGTACCTGGGGCTCGGCGCCGCGGCCGTTGGCTGTCTCGGCCACGGCGCTGCAGCTGCCCGCCGTTATCGAAACCAGCCGGATCCGACGCGCTACATGCGTTGCTCGCGGCTGTCGCAATTGGAGGTCTTCGAGGAGCGGCTGGGATGCCCCGAGCTCATCCGCGAGGCATGGATGCTAGGGCTGCGGACCAGCCATGGTGTCCATATCGACACCCTGCGCGCCCGATTGGGAGTCGACCCGCTGCTCGGTCGCGAGCGAGCTCTGCGCAGGCTCGGCAAGCGTGGAGACCTCGAGCTCGTGGAGGGCCATCTGCGCGTTCCCGCGCAGCGGTGGCTATGGCTCGACGGCATTACGAGCGAGCTTTTCTGAGGCGTCTCCGACCCCCGGCTGCAGCGCCCCATGCACGCGTGTGCCCTGGTTGACTGGGTGTCGCTGGCGTGCTTAAAGTATAGTGTATTCTTGTGACAGTCGCGCGCGCGTTGGCGGGGGGCGCAGCGCCCGCACGTGCACGAGCTCGCAAGATCGCTGCCCCATGCGGAGCGTGGCCGCGTGGGCTCGGCCTTGGGCCGAGGCAGTCGTCCTCGTGGAAAGCTGAGGAGTGAAGCATGTATCGTCGCCGTGACGGGTCTCAGCTGCCGCAATCGAACGACGCCGAAGCGTTTCCGTCAAGGGCCCGTTGGGCAGCCGGAACGACGATCATCGCCGGGCTCGCCCTTGGCTGCAGCTCGGACAATCTGCGCTGGCAGGGCTACACCGATCCCCCTGGCCCAGTCGTCGCCAGCGCCCCACCCTGGGGTGGCTGGTCCGGTACCTTGGGAGGGGCTTCTGGTCGGTCCAGCACGGGTTTTCCTGGCTGGCCCGGCGGCTTTTCCGGTTGGCCGGGCGGCTTTTCCGGTCAGCCCGGGGGCTTCTTCTCCGGATCCGGCGGCTCTTCCGGTCAACCCGGAGGCTTCTCGGGCTGGCCCGGCGGTCTGTCGGGCACGTTCGGCGGTTTTTCTGGAGGCCGGGCAGGATGGTCCGGTACCGCGGGAGGGTTTTCCGGGACACCGGGGGGCTCGTCCGGAGGGCCCGGCGGTTTGGCTGGCTGGGGAGGCGGTTTCCCGGGCGGGACCGCTGGTGTGTCCCTTCCCCCGGGCGGGCCGCCGCCCACCCAGGGGCAGTTCTGTGCTGGCCACGGGCCGCCGATCCTGATCACCGATACGCCGGCCGGCCAGGTCCCGGTGTGCGGTGGCGCCATTGCCCAGACGACCTTCCGTTGGGCGCTGTGCACCTGCGAGGACCACGATGCCGCCGACCGGCTTGTCGTTGACGCCTTCAACAGCAACCTTGGTCCCTACGTACCCGGCGGACCGGGCGGAAGCGTAGGCACCAACGGCAGCTACACCGCGACCTACGGAACGACTATCGGTGGCTCGCTGTGGATAGGCGGCAGCGGCAGGTCTAGCGTAACCGATACGCAAACCGTCGCGGGCGACCTCTATGTGGCGGGTCCCTTCGATGCATCCGCCAACGTAAGCGTCGGCCGCAACGCCGTGTTCGCCGGGAGCGTTCGTGGCGATCGGATGCGCGTCTCGGGATTCGTGGCCATCGCCCCGAACCTCTCGCTCGATGTCTCGAGCCCCGCCTTTGCCGGAGGCGTGGTGCGAGCCCCGACCGTGGTCTTTCCTCCCTGCGCCTGCGCGCCGCAGCTGCTCGTCGACATCGCCGGTTTCGTGAGGGCACACCGGGGCGTCAACGACAACGCGTCGATCAACCTCGACCCTGCGGCCTTCGCCCGCTTCTCGGGCGAACGGGTGCTAAATCTGCCGTGCGGCCGCTACTACCTGAACGGCGTCGATGGCACCGGAAGATTGGCGATCCGGGCCCAGGGTCGTGTTGCCCTGTTCGTGGGAGGCGATCTGCGCATGACCGACGAGCTGTCGCTGCAGCTGGATCCCGGCGCCGAGGTGGACGTTTTCGTGGCTGGCACCGTGCAGAGCACGAGCAGGCTCTTTCTTGGATCGCAGCTCACACCGGCCAAGGTTCGCTTGTACGTGGGCGGCTACGACGCGATCACGCTGACCGGTACGGCGACGGTGGCCGGCAACTTCTACGCACCCCACGCCGAGCTGATCCTTACGGACAGGCTGGATGTGTACGGCGCTCTGTTCGTGCGCCGGATCACGTTCACCCAGGAGCTGCGCATTCACTACGACCAGGCTATCCTGACTGCCGGTCAGCCGTGCCCGGCGCCCCCGCCCGGGTGCAGAGGCTGCTGGGATTGCGGCAACCAGGCCTGCATCAACGGCGCCTGCGCCCCGTGCACGCACGACAGCCAGTGCTGCTCACCGCTCGTTTGCGCCTCCAACGGGGTCTGCGTCCCACCGGTCCACTAGCCCGCCTCTTGTCGAACACTGCGGTTGGTCGAACACTGCGGTTGGTCGAACACTGCGGTTGGTCGAACACTGCGGTTAAACTGCGGTTAGTCGAACCGTGAGGCCATTCGTACATTTGTGGACTGGTAAGTACGCGGATCCCGAGGCACAATGGTGCCCTGCACAGCGAGCGGGGGCGAGCGTGAGCGCCGAGAGGTTCACGGTGGCTGCGCTGGGTAGGGATGCTCTACCAAGGGCGGTTTCGGTGACGGGTGGTTGGTGACAGGCGGTTTTGGTGAAACGATGCTCAGTCAGACGATGCTTGGCGATAGCGATGCTGTAACGACACGTGGAATACTCGGCTTGATAGGGGTGATGGCCGGCCTGGCCGGCCTGGCCGGTTTGCCGGGCTGCGGCGGTGACGGCGCCGTCAATCCGCTGGGGCCTTTGTCCTGCGGTGGGCTGGGAAGCGACGCCACGGCGCAAAAGACCATGGCCTTTCTCGGCGCCGCCGCCAACTTCAAGACCCAAAGCGAGCAGGTCGCGCAGGAGCTCAATACCGCCTGCGTCGCCATGGCGACGGACCTGAACCAACCGGTGATGCCTCCAACCGGAAACCAACAGCCGGTAGAGGCGAGCTGCGGCGCGCTCGCCACCGCCATAGACATGATCGCCCAGACCGAGCTGGCGGGCCCCCCCTCGTTGATCCTCACGGTCGAGCCGGCGCAGTGCTACCTGGATGCTGGGGCCACGGCAAACTGCGTGGCCATGTGCGATGCGCAATTCATGGCAACCGGCATGGTGCAATGCCAGCCTGGTCAGGTGCGAGGCATGTGCAACGCGTCCTGTATGGGAAAGTGCCATATGGAGGGCAGCGTAGTGTGCGCGGGAGAATGCAGAGGCTTATGTAACGGCGAATGCACGGGAGAATGCAACGGCAGCTGTGCCGGGACCTGCAGCGTGATGGACGCCAGCGGCAACTGCATCGGCCAGTGCACGGGCACCTGCAACGGCTCCTGCAGCGGCGAGTGCGTGTCTCCCATGTGCATGGGCAACTGCGTATCCACCGTGAACGGCATGTGCACGGGCACGTGCGAGGGCAGCTGCTCGGCGGAGTTCATGGCACCCCAGTGCTCGGGCGAGCCCATGATCGTGGCCGACGGCCAATGCAAGGCCGCCTGCAACGCGGAGCTGCGTGCGCAAGCGGTCTGCACCAAGCCCAACGCAAGCGTGCGTGCCAGCGGTGTCAACCTGATGAACACCAGCAAGGTCGCCAACCTGGTGAGCACCCTGCAGCGCAACTGGCCCCAGTTTTTGTCCGGTGTCGCCAAGCTGCAAGGCCTGCAGCAAGCGGGCATGGACCTGCAGACCGCGGCACAAGGCCTGGCCGACAGCATCAAGACGACGGTACCAGCAGCCTTTGCCTGCCTCACGAATGCCCTGACGGACCTGGCAACCGCGGTTGGCAACGTTTCCGCTTCAGTACGAGTATCGGTCCAGGTCAGCGCCTCGGTGACCGCAACCACCGCCGACGAGTAGCGGGACCGGCGCCGGGCTGGACCTGACACGGGGTCAGGATCGCCATCTTCGACCTCGGCGGCGCGCTAGCGGCTTTTGGCGTACCTACCAGCGGAAAGTGGGTGAGCACCCCGTAGCGAGCGAGGCCCTGCATGCGCGAAAAATTGCCCGTTTTTGGGCAAGAATTGGGGCTTTTTTCGCAGATCCGGCGCGCGCGGCGCACTCGCGAATTGCGCATTTTTGTGCGCTGACCCACACCATGTGCGCAGGCGCCACCGCAGGGTGTACTGGAACTCATGTGGGACAACGTAGCAGGCGCCGCTTAAACACTGTGTTTTTGGGGGTTTCGTGTCGGCTCGGCGCAAGATCTGCACGACCCTCGGCCCCTCGCCGGCATGTCCAGGATTTGGGCACGTGGATTGCCTAAGCGCGAGGTAGGTCTTTGCCTGAGCGCGAGGTAGGTCCATGGCTAAACTCACACCGGTAATCGTTTCGATCCTGAGCCTGGCAGGGCTCGGTTCCGCCCGCGCGGACATCCCCCACAAACTGCGCGGGCCCGCCTTGAGCGGAGTGCACCAAAGCGTAGCCTGGTGCACCCGGCCAGGTGAACGGTTGTCGGTACGGTTGACGACCAATGCCTCCGGCCGTGTGGTGCAGGCCGGGTTGCTCGGCTTTCGCATTGGCCAGCCCGGCAGCCATCGCGGCGTCCTGCGTGCCACGCGCATCAAGCACCGCGAACGCTGCGTCGCCGAGAGCCTCGCTGGCGTCATGCTCGGCCCCAAGTACGGTAGCCGCAAACTGGTTGCCCACTTGCGCATGCCCCCGATCGCCCGCGCGCACAG encodes:
- the ftsH gene encoding ATP-dependent zinc metalloprotease FtsH, giving the protein MEPTRSRQLRFSGWYFVIAIVVILMLQYIVPHSLPARRVPYSEFLAMVEAGRFSKAEVRETTVIGELKEPGESRRARHVEATRLPGMDETILLEQLREQGVVFSGRIEATSLWRQMLLGWMLPLGILLLFYLYGMRRIGKAGGPLSFGRSRAKVYDRSKEERATFDDVAGVDEAKAELAEVIDFLTSPDKYRDLGAKIPKGVLLVGPPGTGKTLLARAVAGEAKVPFFTMTGSDFVEMFVGVGASRVRDLFQQAKERAPCIVFIDELDAIGKSRGGLAAMASNDEREQTLNQLLAEMDGFDPTVGVIIMAATNRPEVLDPALLRAGRFDRRVVVDRPDVRGREQILQVHTRKVKLGDNAELKVIARRTPGMSGADLANTVNEATLAAARRGSSTVEPQDFEEAIDRIQLGLKKTSRAMNEDEKRRVAFHESGHALVALSVKHADPVHRVTIIPRSIGALGATLQLPTEDRYLVTRDELSDRICVMLGGRAAEEIVCNDVSTGAQDDLERATETARQMVCRFGMSETLGLVTLGRPAGARFLNPAGFGEERNYSEETARTIDAEVRSMVAAQYTRAQQILRDRRSELNAVTKRLLEQETLERDELEALATPVTVADESMPAKRIAAAGTGP
- the dnaJ gene encoding molecular chaperone DnaJ; translation: MQKRDYYDVLGVAKGASDPEIKKAYRKKALELHPDRNPGDAGAEERFKEASEAFQVLSDANRRAIYDRYGHQGLERAGQTGFSNVEDIFSQFADIFGGFGGQFNDIFGHGFRADGPIAGDDLSVTTQLDLAEAVFGVKRDIPLTHPKPCEDCRGTGAKDGTALRSCHLCGGSGQVAHRRGPFLMQTTCGGCRGKGRVIAERCGSCRGNGEVRVERKVSVAIPSGIDDGQTLRVPGQGLPGRRRGPAGDLYVSVKVKSHKDFVREGDDLRYDVNVSFPQAALGAEIRVPTLDGDPVAVKVPAGIQPGESVLVRGQGVPHLQARGRGNLVVRVQVDVPKRLSGKAKRLLQELQDSL
- the hemW gene encoding radical SAM family heme chaperone HemW; protein product: MDTSVYVHFPWCVQKCPYCDFASQSLARGQPPGHHYADAVLRELDWRAGALPGRRLSSVFFGGGTPSLWAPAQLGRVLRGIRAAFEEHVPCLEVSVECNPTSLGRRAAAALREVGVNRLSIGVQSLDDDELRFLGRLHDSAGALHALDAAVLELPRVSADMMFGLPEQTPASFCAQLERVLACGVGHVSCYALTVEPSTRFGALQRQGRLPLAPERAVVDTFRATERLLEQAGLAHYEVSNYARAGQHARHNEHYWRGGSYLGLGAAAVGCLGHGAAAARRYRNQPDPTRYMRCSRLSQLEVFEERLGCPELIREAWMLGLRTSHGVHIDTLRARLGVDPLLGRERALRRLGKRGDLELVEGHLRVPAQRWLWLDGITSELF